A genome region from Erigeron canadensis isolate Cc75 chromosome 3, C_canadensis_v1, whole genome shotgun sequence includes the following:
- the LOC122590549 gene encoding stromal processing peptidase, chloroplastic has product MDAAAAAAASSIIRISPPAALQLNPNYSSRKPNSISSHRFFLSHHKTNNKALASLRSFNRRTAVPPPRYFPTTKIAGDRSGYLLEKPLTERPLLDQCTRLSCFHHGRRKRFPICKSTPSAFSDKSAFRLSKHGVDNVFQKQVRAPCAAVGPDEPHAASTAWPDGALEQQSPDNFLLDTESSEWRELQGFLGAELPSHPKLYRGQLENGLRYLILPNKVPQNRFEAHMEVHVGSIDEEDDEQGIAHMIEHVAFLGSKKREKLLRTGARSNAYTDFHHTVFHIHSPTSLQDSDEDLLPSVLDALHEIAFYPKFLTSRVEKERRAILSELQMMNTIEYRVDCQLLQHLHSENKLSKRFPIGLEDQIKKWDAEKIRKFHERWYFPANATLYLVGDIDNIPKTVHHIEAVFGQKNVDNEVPVAPKTSAFGAMANFLVPKLTGGISADSSHDRSSLLVDQSKLPKKERHAVRPPVEHNWSLPGRHEDLKSPQIFQHELLQNFSINMFCKIPVNKVQTYGDLRNVLMKRIFLSALHFRINSRYKSSSPPFTSIELDHSDSGREGCTVTTLTVTAEPKSWQSAIKVAAQEVRRLKEFGVTKGELARYLDALLKDSEQLAAMSDNISSVDNLDFVMESDALGHMVMDHKQSHESLIGVAGTITLEEVNFIGAQVLEYISDFGKASAPVPAAIVACVPKKVHVDGVGEIDFKITPSEITAAIEEGLKEPIEPEAEFEVPKELITSAHLDDLKLQLQPSFVSTGLDSTSTKVHDKETGITQCRLSNGITVNYKISKTETCGGVMRLIVGGGRAAETPESRGAVVLGVRTLSEGGRVGNFSREQVELFCVNHLINCSLESTEEFLCMEFRFTTRGNGMRAAFQLLHMVLEHSVWLEDAFDRARQLYLSYYRSIPKSLERSTAHKLMIAMLDEDERFVEPTPHSLQNLTLQTVKDAVMNQFVSDNMEVSIVGDFSEEDIESCVMDYLGTVRATKGADRALSYTPINYRPSPNDLNFQQVFLKDTDERACAYIAGPAPNRWGYTADGTDLLESVNNLSVNNDVQPEAEGQLVKAGDSSTIDLQRKSRNHPLYFAIAVGLLAEIINSRLFTEVRDSQGLTYDVSFELNLFDRLKLGWYVISVTSTPAKVHRAVDACKGVLRGLHSKRIAEHELDRAKRTLLMKHEAETKSNAYWLGLIAHLQAASVHRKDISCIKDLTMLYEAATIEDVYLAYEQLKIDEQSLYCCIGIAGAQAGDEVSGSLPEEEYVGGLQGVIPVGRGSHTMTMPTT; this is encoded by the exons ATGGatgcagcagcagcagctgcAGCTTCATCAATAATACGTATTTCACCACCAGCAGCGTTACAATTAAATCCCAATTATTCTTCAAGAAAACCTAATTCTATCTCTTCTCATCGCTTCTTCTTATCTCATCATAAAACCAATAATAAAGCTCTTGCTTCCCTACGCTCTTTCAATCGCCGCACCGCCGTTCCTCCGCCGCGTTATTTCCCCACCACTAAG ATTGCTGGTGATAGAAGTGGTTATTTGTTGGAGAAACCGTTGACTGAAAGGCCGTTGCTTGATCAATGTACAAGGTTATCTTGCTTTCATCATGGGCGGAGAAAACGGTTCCCTATTTGCAAATCCACTCCGAGTGCGTTTTCTGACAAGTCTGCGTTTCGTCTGTCTAAGCATGGAGTAGATAATGTATTT CAAAAACAGGTTCGAGCTCCATGTGCGGCTGTGGGTCCTGATGAGCCACATGCAGCAAGTACAGCCTGGCCTGATGGTGCCTTGGAGCAGCAGTCGCCCGATAATTTTCTCCTCGACACTGAGAGCAGCGAATGGAGGGAGTTACAGGGGTTTTTAGGTGCTGAACTTCCATCTCATCCGAAGTTGTATAGAGGACAACTAGAAAATGGTCTTCGCTACCTCATCTTGCCCAACAAAGTTCCACAAAATAG GTTTGAAGCCCACATGGAGGTTCATGTCGGGTCGATAGATGAGGAAGATGATGAACAAGGAATTGCACATATGATTGAGCATGTTGCATTTCTTGGAAGTAAGAAGCGGGAAAAACTTCTAAGAACTGGTGCACGCTCGAATGCTTATACAGATTTTCATCATACGGTGTTTCACATCCATTCACCAACTTCTTTGCAG gattctgatgaagatctaCTTCCATCTGTTTTGGATGCTTTGCATGAG ATAGCTTTTTACCCAAAGTTTCTTACTTCCCGAGTTGAAAAAGAAAGACGTGCTATATTATCAGAGCTGCAAATGATGAACACCATCGAGTACCGTGTTGATTGCCAG TTGCTGCAACATTTGCATTCTGAGAATAAGCTGAGTAAAAGATTCCCGATTGGCCTAGAAGATCAGATAAAGAAGTGGGATGCagaaaaaatcagaaaattccATGAGCGGTGGTACTTTCCAGCTAATGCAACTTTGTATCTTGTGGGGGATATTGACAACATTCCAAAGACAGTTCACCACATCGAA GCTGTTTTTGGACAGAAGAATGTTGACAACGAGGTTCCTGTAGCACCTAAAACTAGTGCATTTGGAGCAATGGCTAATTTTCTTGTTCCTAAGCTAACAGGAGGGATCTCTGCTGACTCATCACATGACAGATCATCTCTTTTAGTTGATCAATCAAAACTTCCCAAGAAAGAAAGGCATGCAGTTCGGCCTCCTGTTGAGCATAATTGGTCACTTCCTGGGAGACATGAGGATCTGAAGTCACCACAGATATTTCAGCATGAGCTGCTTCAGAATTTTTCGATCAACATGTTTTGCAAG ATTCCTGTGAACAAGGTCCAGACGTATGGTGATTTGCGTAATGTTCTTATGAAGAGGATATTCCTTTCGGCTTTGCATTTTCGCATTAACTCAAGATATAAG AGTTCTAGCCCTCCATTTACATCTATTGAGTTGGATCATAGTGACTCAGGAAGAGAGGGATGCACTGTCACTACTCTTACAGTAACCGCTGAACCCAAGAGTTGGCAAAGTGCAATTAAAGTGGCTGCACAAGAG GTTCGAAGGCTTAAGGAGTTTGGTGTTACAAAAGGAGAATTGGCGCGTTATCTTGATGCGCTACTGAAAGACAGTGAACAGTTAGCTGCTATGAGTGATAATATTTCATCAGTGGATAACCTGGATTTTGTTATGGAGAGTGATGCGCTTGGTCATATGGTTATGGATCATAAACAAAGTCATGAAAGTTTGATTGGTGTTGCTGGAACAATCACTCTTGAAGAA GTAAATTTCATTGGTGCACAAGTTTTGGAGTACATTTCAGATTTTGGAAAAGCATCTGCACCTGTTCCTGCAGCCATTGTTGCATGCGTTCCAAAAAAAGTACATGTTGATGGAGTAGGGGAAATTGATTTCAAGATAACCCCAAGTGAGATTACAGCTGCAATTGAAGAAGGTTTGAAAGAACCTATAGAGCCGGAGGCAGAG TTTGAGGTACCAAAGGAATTGATAACCTCGGCACACCTTGATGATCTAAAGCTACAACTTCAACCATCTTTTGTATCTACTGGTTTAGATTCGACTTCTACTAAAGTTCATGATAAAGAAACTGGAATCACCCAGTGTCGTCTCTCAAATGGGATTACTGTAAACTACAAG ATATCCAAAACCGAAACTTGTGGGGGGGTGATGCGGCTTATAGTAGGCGGTGGACGGGCAGCAGAAACACCAGAATCAAGGGGAGCAGTTGTTTTGGGTGTTCGAACTTTGAGTGAAGGGGGACGTGTTGGTAACTTTTCAAGGGAACAG GTAGAGCTCTTTTGTGTGAATCATCTGATAAATTGTTCACTGGAGTCCACCGAAGAATTTCTTTGTATGGAGTTCCGTTTTACTACACGAGGCAATGGGATGCGTGCTGCTTTCCAGTTGCTTCATATGGTACTTGAG CATAGCGTGTGGCTTGAAGATGCATTTGATAGAGCAAGGCAATTATATTTATCGTATTATCGCTCTATTCCTAAAAGCTTGGAAAGGTCAACTGCTCACAAGCTCATGATAGCTATGTTGGATGAGGATGAACGGTTTGTGGAACCCACACCACATTCTTTACAAAATTTAACATTGCAGACTGTAAAAGATGCAGTGATGAATCAGTTTGTTAGTGATAACATGGAG GTAAGCATTGTTGGTGACTTTTCAGAAGAGGATATCGAGTCTTGTGTAATGGATTACCTAGGCACTGTTAGAGCAACAAAAGGGGCTGATAGGGCACTGAGCTATACCCCTATTAACTATCGGCCGTCTCCTAATGATTTGAACTTTCAACAA GTGTTCTTAAAGGACACCGATGAACGAGCATGTGCATACATTGCAGGCCCTGCGCCAAACCGCTGGGGATATACAGCTGATGGTACAGACCTTCTCGAGTCCGTAAATAATCTGTCAGTCAATAATG ATGTACAACCAGAAGCTGAAGGACAGCTCGTGAAGGCAGGTGATAGTAGTACTATTGATCTCCAAAGAAAATCTCGGAATCACCCACTATACTTTGCAATTGCAGTGGGGCTGTTGGCAGAGATAATTAATTCCAG GCTTTTCACCGAAGTCAGAGACTCCCAGGGATTAACTTATGACGTATCGTTCGAGTTAAACCTATTTGACAGGTTAAAGCTTGGTTGGTATGTTATATCAGTAACATCTACACCAGCCAAG GTACATAGAGCTGTTGATGCATGCAAGGGTGTGCTAAGAGGCTTGCATAGTAAAAGAATAGCTGAACATGAATTAGACCGG GCTAAGCGGACTCTATTGATGAAACACGAAGCTGAAACCAAGTCAAATGCCTACTGGCTAGGGTTGATAGCTCATTTGCAGGCTGCTTCTGTCCATAGGAAG GATATATCATGCATCAAAGATTTGACAATGCTATATGAAGCGGCCACCATTGAGGATGTGTACCTGGCATATGAACAGTTAAAAATCGATGAACAATCCTTGTACTGCTGCATTGGCATTGCTGGTGCTCAGGCTGGTGACGAAGTTTCAG GCTCTTTACCAGAGGAGGAGTATGTTGGAGGACTTCAGGGTGTTATTCCTGTAGGCCGAGGTTCCCACACGATGACAATGCCAACGACATAA